The Streptomyces sp. NBC_01275 genome has a segment encoding these proteins:
- a CDS encoding cupin domain-containing protein, translating into MTTETPTSTPAPAPRAAGAEIRTDIPQFLPVAGHHTPAPFYLTADMFGGVPVELAGGPIDHLVGRPVADPHRHEVDEIYFLVSPHPGGARIEVLVDGDRHELTSPALLRVPAGAEHRFLTLEAEPGSYCFGLLMGGER; encoded by the coding sequence ATGACCACCGAGACGCCGACGTCCACCCCGGCCCCGGCTCCGCGTGCGGCAGGCGCCGAGATCCGCACCGACATCCCCCAGTTCCTGCCGGTGGCCGGGCACCACACACCGGCGCCCTTCTACCTGACGGCCGACATGTTCGGCGGCGTCCCCGTCGAGCTGGCCGGCGGCCCCATCGACCACCTGGTCGGCAGGCCGGTCGCCGATCCGCACCGGCACGAGGTCGACGAGATCTACTTCCTGGTCTCGCCCCACCCCGGCGGCGCGCGCATCGAGGTCCTCGTCGACGGCGACCGGCACGAGCTGACCTCCCCCGCCCTGCTGCGCGTTCCCGCCGGGGCCGAGCACCGCTTCCTCACCCTGGAGGCCGAGCCCGGCAGTTACTGCTTCGGTCTCCTGATGGGCGGTGAGCGGTGA
- a CDS encoding MFS transporter — protein MSVNPRAVLREFSPRTRAVLAVNAVNSFGGGLVLPFLWIYLDQVRGLASWIPAATLAVQAATAVVGGLAWGAVLDRLAPRTVVTLVMCVAGLGTGLYAFVTSAPAALTAAVVYGLGISGVGTVLRYLYAGAATARERGLSFSADYAVFNAMTGLGVLVGGLVAASGPGSRAARFTALYVADGATFLAAGAAFLLLLPRIERGGAKTAPTGPVGYREVLGQRALAVLLATVTLCSLVSYGQLRSGLPGYLTAGGALGPEGLSGTFAVNIVVAVLTQVVLGERVQRVRRSTVLSLTGLLWAAAWALVLVAGRQHGTAATVTAMAGVLLLSVGEALVFPVATGLLNDLAGERARGRVNAMLSVAVSTGSVAGPLLAGATLPLADGLPLGVALIAVCAAVAFVGPALRRTLPAGADLPDPAPEAQADEPATAAPVTAASGS, from the coding sequence GTGAGCGTCAACCCCCGCGCGGTCCTGCGGGAGTTCTCCCCGCGTACCCGGGCCGTGCTGGCCGTCAACGCGGTCAACTCCTTCGGCGGCGGCCTGGTCCTGCCGTTCCTCTGGATCTACCTGGACCAGGTCCGCGGCCTGGCGTCCTGGATCCCGGCCGCCACCCTCGCCGTCCAGGCCGCGACCGCCGTCGTCGGCGGCCTCGCCTGGGGCGCCGTCCTGGACCGTCTCGCGCCGCGCACCGTCGTCACGCTGGTGATGTGCGTCGCCGGCCTGGGTACCGGCCTGTACGCCTTCGTCACCTCGGCGCCGGCCGCGCTCACCGCCGCCGTCGTGTACGGGCTCGGCATCAGCGGGGTGGGCACGGTCCTGCGCTATCTGTACGCCGGTGCCGCCACGGCCCGGGAGCGCGGGCTCTCCTTCTCGGCCGACTACGCCGTGTTCAACGCGATGACCGGGCTCGGTGTCCTCGTGGGCGGGTTGGTCGCCGCCTCGGGTCCGGGGTCCCGCGCGGCCCGCTTCACGGCGCTCTACGTCGCCGACGGCGCCACCTTCCTGGCCGCCGGCGCGGCCTTCCTCCTGCTGCTGCCGCGCATCGAGCGCGGCGGCGCGAAGACGGCGCCGACGGGACCGGTCGGTTACCGCGAGGTGCTGGGACAACGGGCTCTCGCGGTGCTGCTGGCCACGGTGACGCTTTGTTCGCTGGTGTCGTACGGGCAGCTCAGATCCGGGCTGCCCGGCTATCTCACGGCCGGCGGCGCGCTGGGCCCGGAGGGACTGTCCGGCACCTTCGCCGTGAACATCGTCGTCGCCGTGCTCACCCAGGTGGTCCTCGGCGAGCGCGTCCAGCGCGTGCGGCGCAGCACCGTGCTGTCCCTCACCGGCCTCCTGTGGGCGGCGGCCTGGGCCCTCGTCCTGGTCGCGGGCCGCCAGCACGGCACCGCCGCGACCGTCACGGCCATGGCCGGGGTGCTGCTGCTGTCGGTGGGGGAGGCCCTGGTGTTCCCCGTGGCCACCGGCCTGCTCAACGACCTCGCCGGGGAACGCGCCCGGGGCCGGGTCAACGCCATGCTGTCGGTGGCCGTCTCCACCGGCTCGGTGGCCGGTCCCCTCCTCGCCGGGGCCACGCTCCCGCTCGCCGACGGTCTGCCGCTGGGCGTCGCCCTGATCGCCGTCTGCGCCGCCGTCGCCTTCGTGGGACCGGCACTGCGCCGCACCCTTCCCGCCGGCGCCGACCTGCCCGACCCGGCACCGGAAGCCCAGGCCGACGAGCCCGCGACCGCCGCCCCCGTCACCGCCGCCAGCGGCTCCTAG
- a CDS encoding GNAT family N-acetyltransferase, producing the protein MQHWPLSGLTVRTPLVELRWPTPQDLDALAALGAEGVHAPGFMPFFSQWTDGDPATVARRVLQRHWNAMAHWSPEDWTLYLVVVHDGEVVGSQSLGARDFAVTREVLLTSWLGLRHQGLGLGGHARSAVLELAFAGLGAQDAFSVVRRENTASQAVCRKFGFSHDGTQVNAVRGLRAVSDRYRLRRADWEASRVVPAEIGGLEPALDMFGAEATTGAPGAIAPAQAPAATALSAALSGVRYAPDPDHVDA; encoded by the coding sequence ATGCAGCACTGGCCACTGAGCGGACTCACCGTGCGCACCCCGCTCGTCGAACTGCGCTGGCCGACCCCGCAGGACCTCGACGCCCTCGCCGCACTGGGCGCCGAGGGCGTGCACGCACCCGGCTTCATGCCCTTCTTCTCGCAGTGGACGGACGGCGATCCGGCCACCGTCGCCCGCCGGGTCCTCCAGCGCCACTGGAACGCCATGGCCCACTGGAGTCCCGAGGACTGGACGCTGTACCTGGTGGTGGTGCACGACGGCGAGGTGGTGGGCTCCCAGTCGCTGGGCGCACGCGACTTCGCGGTGACCCGTGAGGTGCTCCTGACGTCCTGGCTCGGCCTGCGCCACCAGGGCCTGGGCCTGGGCGGCCACGCCCGCTCCGCCGTCCTCGAACTCGCCTTCGCCGGCCTCGGCGCACAGGACGCGTTCTCCGTGGTCCGGCGGGAGAACACCGCCTCACAGGCCGTGTGCCGCAAGTTCGGCTTCTCCCACGACGGCACGCAGGTCAACGCCGTACGCGGACTGCGCGCCGTCAGCGACCGCTACCGGCTGCGCCGCGCGGACTGGGAGGCGTCACGCGTCGTCCCAGCGGAGATCGGTGGCCTGGAGCCGGCGCTCGACATGTTCGGAGCCGAGGCCACGACGGGCGCACCCGGGGCGATCGCGCCGGCCCAAGCACCCGCGGCCACCGCGCTGTCCGCCGCCCTCTCCGGTGTGCGCTACGCACCCGATCCCGACCACGTCGACGCCTGA
- a CDS encoding ATP-grasp domain-containing protein, with the protein MTRPVIAVVYDFGSVAPADIVGRLEPLGDVVLAVCRSAHTEQLSPLLADLAQVVAVNGDSAHALDEAAARLAAHRPDAVLTFSERRLGTTAELAARLGLPYHDNATVRLLTDKYEQRRRLRERGVDPVRTWLLRAPRDWAPALAAVGLPAVLKPARGEGSRSTHLVRDADTGAALAAGLLAGPDGETALVLEEYLAGVDRAPFGDHVSVESAVVDGRVTHWAVTGKFPLAPPFREVGHYWPAPLAAAERATVLDLAGRAVEALGLRTGITHTEVKLTAQGPRLIEVNGRLGGFQSGLGRLAGALDPVALAGRLALGGPAPEAWAPQERVVYARAVPTPSEGGLLTGVHGVADALALPGLDAYETRVAPGTRLPPGVGTAELAVLWGTADDHTAMLATLDRALDALTYTFADAPGALDTRTVRARDLAAHGPLTALDRAPDRALDRALDR; encoded by the coding sequence ATGACTCGCCCCGTGATCGCCGTCGTCTACGACTTCGGCTCCGTCGCCCCCGCGGACATCGTGGGCCGTCTCGAACCGCTCGGTGACGTAGTCCTCGCCGTGTGCCGCTCGGCCCACACCGAGCAACTCTCGCCGCTGCTGGCCGACTTGGCTCAGGTCGTAGCCGTGAACGGTGACAGCGCACACGCCCTCGACGAAGCCGCCGCGCGGCTCGCGGCACACCGCCCCGACGCCGTGCTCACCTTCAGCGAGCGCCGGCTCGGGACGACGGCGGAACTCGCCGCGCGGCTCGGGCTGCCGTACCACGACAACGCCACCGTGCGGCTGCTGACGGACAAGTACGAGCAGCGGCGCAGGCTCCGGGAGCGGGGCGTGGACCCGGTGCGGACATGGCTGCTGCGCGCCCCGCGCGACTGGGCGCCCGCTCTCGCCGCGGTGGGGCTGCCCGCGGTCCTCAAGCCGGCGCGCGGCGAGGGCAGCCGCAGCACCCACCTGGTGCGGGACGCGGACACCGGCGCCGCGCTCGCCGCGGGGCTGCTGGCCGGCCCGGACGGGGAGACGGCCCTCGTGCTGGAGGAGTATCTGGCGGGCGTCGACCGCGCCCCGTTCGGCGACCACGTCTCGGTGGAGAGCGCGGTGGTGGACGGCCGGGTCACGCACTGGGCGGTGACCGGCAAGTTTCCGCTGGCCCCGCCGTTCCGCGAGGTCGGCCACTACTGGCCGGCGCCGCTCGCCGCTGCCGAACGGGCGACGGTGCTCGATCTGGCCGGCCGCGCGGTCGAGGCTCTCGGCCTGCGCACCGGCATCACCCACACCGAGGTCAAGCTGACCGCTCAGGGCCCCCGGCTGATCGAGGTCAACGGCAGACTGGGCGGCTTCCAGAGCGGACTGGGCCGACTGGCGGGCGCACTGGACCCGGTGGCCCTGGCGGGGCGACTGGCGCTGGGCGGCCCCGCCCCCGAGGCCTGGGCGCCGCAGGAGCGGGTGGTGTACGCCCGCGCGGTGCCGACCCCCTCCGAGGGCGGCTTGCTGACCGGCGTGCACGGCGTCGCGGATGCGCTCGCCCTGCCCGGCCTCGACGCCTACGAGACCCGAGTGGCGCCCGGCACCCGGCTCCCACCCGGCGTCGGCACCGCGGAGCTGGCCGTGCTGTGGGGCACCGCCGACGACCACACCGCCATGCTCGCCACCCTGGACCGGGCCCTCGACGCCCTCACCTACACCTTCGCCGACGCACCCGGCGCACTGGACACACGCACCGTGCGCGCCCGCGACCTGGCCGCCCACGGCCCGCTCACCGCCCTCGACCGAGCTCCCGACCGAGCCCTCGACCGAGCCCTCGACCGATGA
- a CDS encoding amino acid adenylation domain-containing protein, whose translation MSGHVAGLPVSAAQTEIWLADRCEPESGRYNVPVALEFLGDLDVRALRLALSDLLARRPALAGRFDTEDGDLRFHPEPRAPLPLGVVRRSGSCRSEAAREEAVRAAQRPLDPSGAPLLRAEVLHHDDGALVVLTTHHIVADGRTLDVIAADVLAAYRGRASASEAATADAFVQPSRSTAHDTEGAAEAGGAERAPAPYWRDLLADDPVTLGPLPDLVRGEQQLRGTAGWVERTLAPERLAAVRDLAVGHSVSPAVVLLAAWSLLLHAWSGEQDGVLGMPFAGRDAPGTEDAVGLFTRVLPVRSRMAADEGFGEHAQRLGEQVLDSMEALADGGPPPPATAPAYRAVFLHQPRTGGAEEVPGAVVRVVHLDTASAKYDLALAALEHTDRLVLRIDYDTSLYTGASAALMARQLDALLSAAGRPGARCGELLAALAEVLPGDGPAEKTEDGAARPSVPELVLREARRAPDAVAVVHGEHTLTYRALTEAAARAAHWLRSEAGVRDGDLVALSLRPGAHTITAMLAVAMAGAAYLPLDPDHPDARLRLVLDDARPRLLIAESADTGGVPDGLPVHTTRDIARAAAALPGTPPVVDIGPESVFNVLYTSGSTGRPKGVLLHHGGVVRLMHRPDFLPLGPDDTVSHLSPLNFDGATYEIWGALTHGARLAVLDKELVLDPPALRTAVRDLGVTTLLVTTPLLNRVIEDAPDLLQTLRRVYFGGELVSVPHLRKALRWARPGTLLHSYGPTENSFTSTWCPVEEVPEAARTLSIGAPVPGTRAHVVFEDTLVPAPPYMPGELVLGGDGVALGYLGDPTRTAERFWADPFGIEPGGRLYRTGDRVRWTADGRLEFIGRADNQIKIRSQRVELGEVESALRAHPDVTAAFVTSRRNDRDEKEIVGYAVLARPGAQPEVMRHLRACLPTFAVPSHLLVLDELPLTPNGKIDRRRLPRPEDTPVPAPARPANRESAAPAPGLQQAVDGAWREVLGERAFGPDDNFFDVGGHSLLLVRLQAALRRATGAKPSIADLLRHTTVRSQTRLLGGDESDTPRTAAARFTARPTFGPDDDAIAVVGMGARFAGAADLAAFWDNLRTGRDCFSEGPGPLITELPGGQRRVARWGMAAEGARYDADFLGFSEDDLRHGDPQQGVLHEVLWSAVEDASLRLSDIASRTSLYAGCAKVLDTDPEARVDDVVNADPTFVASRFAYLHDLWGEALLLDTACSTGLYAVHLACRSLLTGSSDYALAGAVSLDPASDGSYRHRPGLLYADDGMCRPFDRRASGTVGGFGAGAVLLRRLADAERDGDPVYAVIRGSAVNNDGKARIGYSAPGVEGQSRVIRDALAAAGVSGADIGFVEAHGTGTRLGDAIEITALAEALGRTGPPVAVGSVKASIGHCNTAAGIAGLIKAVLAVHHGHLPATPNTAEPIDELAAGRRLSLLSEGRAWAERTDRPRTAGVSSFGVGGTNAHVVVQQHRAASAALLPQPERV comes from the coding sequence GTGAGCGGCCACGTGGCGGGGCTGCCGGTCTCGGCCGCCCAGACGGAGATCTGGCTCGCTGACCGCTGCGAGCCGGAGTCGGGCCGCTACAACGTGCCGGTGGCCCTGGAATTCCTCGGCGACCTCGACGTACGGGCCCTGCGGCTGGCCCTGTCCGACCTGCTGGCCCGTCGGCCCGCGCTGGCCGGTCGCTTCGACACCGAGGACGGCGACCTCCGGTTCCACCCGGAGCCGAGGGCGCCGCTTCCACTGGGCGTCGTACGGCGGTCCGGCTCGTGCCGCTCCGAGGCCGCGCGGGAGGAGGCGGTTCGGGCGGCGCAGCGTCCCCTGGATCCGAGCGGCGCGCCCCTGCTGCGCGCCGAGGTGCTGCACCACGACGACGGGGCACTGGTCGTCCTGACGACGCACCACATCGTCGCCGACGGGCGCACCTTGGACGTCATCGCGGCCGACGTACTCGCCGCCTACCGCGGTCGTGCCTCCGCGTCCGAGGCCGCCACCGCCGACGCCTTCGTCCAGCCGTCGCGGTCCACCGCCCATGACACCGAAGGAGCCGCGGAGGCCGGAGGCGCCGAGCGGGCACCGGCCCCGTACTGGCGCGACCTGCTCGCCGACGACCCCGTCACCCTCGGCCCGCTGCCCGATCTGGTCCGCGGCGAGCAGCAGCTGCGGGGTACGGCCGGTTGGGTCGAGCGCACCCTGGCCCCGGAGCGCCTCGCCGCCGTACGAGACCTCGCCGTCGGGCACTCCGTGTCGCCCGCCGTGGTGCTGCTGGCCGCGTGGAGCCTGCTGCTGCACGCCTGGTCCGGCGAGCAGGACGGCGTTTTGGGCATGCCGTTCGCCGGCCGTGACGCGCCGGGCACCGAGGACGCGGTGGGCCTGTTCACCCGAGTGCTGCCGGTCCGCAGCCGCATGGCTGCCGACGAGGGGTTCGGCGAACACGCCCAGCGCCTGGGCGAACAGGTGCTGGACTCCATGGAGGCGCTCGCCGACGGTGGACCGCCGCCCCCGGCGACCGCACCCGCCTACCGGGCCGTGTTCCTGCACCAGCCCCGCACCGGCGGCGCCGAGGAGGTGCCCGGGGCCGTCGTGCGCGTGGTGCACCTGGACACCGCCTCGGCGAAGTACGACCTCGCCCTGGCCGCCCTGGAGCACACCGACCGGCTGGTGCTGCGGATCGACTACGACACCAGCCTGTACACCGGGGCCTCCGCCGCGTTGATGGCCCGCCAGCTCGACGCGCTGCTCTCGGCCGCAGGACGCCCGGGCGCCCGCTGCGGTGAACTGCTCGCCGCTCTGGCCGAAGTACTCCCGGGCGACGGTCCGGCTGAAAAGACCGAGGACGGCGCCGCTCGGCCGAGCGTGCCCGAGCTGGTCCTGCGGGAGGCCCGCCGCGCCCCCGACGCCGTCGCCGTCGTGCACGGCGAGCACACCCTCACCTACCGCGCCCTGACCGAGGCGGCGGCGCGCGCCGCGCACTGGCTCCGGTCCGAAGCCGGCGTCCGCGACGGTGACCTGGTCGCGCTGTCGCTGCGGCCCGGTGCGCACACGATCACCGCGATGCTGGCAGTAGCCATGGCCGGGGCCGCCTATCTGCCGCTCGACCCCGACCACCCCGACGCCCGGCTGCGGCTGGTCCTGGACGACGCCCGTCCCCGGCTGCTCATCGCCGAGTCGGCCGACACCGGAGGGGTGCCGGACGGCCTGCCCGTCCACACCACGCGGGACATCGCCCGCGCGGCCGCCGCCCTGCCCGGTACGCCGCCCGTCGTCGACATCGGCCCGGAGAGCGTGTTCAACGTCCTCTACACCTCCGGCTCCACCGGTCGCCCCAAGGGCGTTCTGCTGCACCACGGCGGTGTGGTGCGCCTGATGCACCGGCCGGACTTCCTGCCCCTCGGACCCGACGACACCGTCTCGCACCTCTCCCCGCTCAACTTCGACGGCGCGACCTACGAGATCTGGGGCGCCCTCACGCACGGCGCCCGGCTGGCCGTCCTCGACAAGGAACTCGTCCTCGACCCACCCGCCCTGCGCACGGCTGTCCGCGACCTGGGAGTGACCACCCTGCTGGTGACCACCCCGCTGCTCAACCGCGTCATCGAGGACGCGCCCGACCTCCTCCAGACGCTGCGGCGGGTGTACTTCGGCGGCGAGCTGGTCTCCGTCCCGCACCTGCGCAAGGCACTGCGCTGGGCCCGCCCCGGGACCCTGCTGCACAGCTACGGCCCCACGGAGAACTCCTTCACGTCCACCTGGTGCCCCGTCGAGGAGGTACCCGAGGCGGCCCGCACCCTGTCCATCGGCGCCCCGGTCCCCGGCACCCGCGCCCACGTCGTCTTCGAGGACACGCTCGTCCCCGCGCCGCCGTACATGCCCGGGGAACTCGTCCTCGGCGGCGACGGCGTGGCCCTCGGCTACCTCGGCGACCCCACCCGCACCGCCGAGCGGTTCTGGGCCGACCCGTTCGGCATCGAGCCGGGCGGCAGGCTCTACCGCACCGGCGACCGGGTGCGGTGGACCGCCGACGGCCGTCTGGAGTTCATCGGGCGGGCCGACAACCAGATCAAGATCAGGAGTCAGCGAGTCGAACTCGGTGAGGTCGAGTCCGCCCTGCGCGCCCACCCGGACGTCACCGCGGCCTTCGTCACCAGCCGCCGCAACGACCGGGACGAGAAGGAGATCGTCGGCTACGCGGTGCTCGCCCGGCCCGGCGCCCAGCCGGAGGTCATGCGGCACCTGCGGGCCTGCCTGCCGACGTTCGCCGTCCCCTCCCACCTGCTCGTCCTCGACGAACTCCCGCTCACCCCCAACGGCAAGATCGACCGGCGGCGCCTGCCCCGGCCCGAGGACACCCCGGTGCCCGCGCCGGCTCGGCCCGCGAACCGCGAGTCCGCCGCCCCCGCACCGGGCCTCCAGCAGGCGGTCGACGGCGCATGGCGGGAGGTGCTGGGCGAGCGTGCCTTCGGCCCCGACGACAACTTCTTCGACGTGGGCGGGCACTCGCTCCTCCTGGTCCGGCTCCAGGCGGCACTGCGCCGTGCCACCGGGGCCAAGCCCTCCATCGCCGACCTGCTGCGCCACACCACCGTCCGGTCGCAGACCCGGCTGCTCGGCGGCGACGAGAGCGACACCCCGCGTACGGCCGCCGCGCGCTTCACGGCACGGCCCACGTTCGGGCCCGACGACGACGCCATCGCCGTCGTAGGCATGGGGGCGCGGTTCGCCGGCGCCGCCGACCTGGCCGCCTTCTGGGACAACCTGCGCACCGGACGGGACTGCTTCTCCGAGGGGCCCGGCCCGCTGATCACCGAACTGCCCGGCGGCCAGCGGCGGGTGGCGCGTTGGGGCATGGCCGCCGAGGGCGCACGCTACGACGCCGACTTCCTGGGCTTCAGCGAGGACGACCTGCGCCACGGCGACCCCCAGCAGGGAGTGCTGCACGAGGTGCTGTGGTCGGCCGTGGAAGACGCCTCCCTGCGGCTGTCCGACATCGCCTCCCGCACCAGTCTCTACGCGGGCTGCGCCAAGGTCCTCGACACCGACCCCGAGGCCCGGGTGGACGACGTCGTCAACGCCGACCCCACCTTCGTCGCCTCGCGCTTCGCCTACCTGCACGACCTGTGGGGTGAGGCCCTGCTGCTCGACACCGCCTGCTCCACGGGCCTGTACGCGGTCCACCTCGCCTGCCGCAGCCTGCTCACCGGCAGCAGCGACTACGCCCTCGCCGGGGCGGTCTCCCTCGACCCGGCCTCCGACGGCAGTTACCGCCACCGTCCGGGTCTCCTCTACGCCGACGACGGCATGTGCCGGCCCTTCGACCGGCGCGCCTCCGGAACCGTGGGCGGTTTCGGCGCCGGAGCGGTGCTGCTTCGGCGCCTCGCCGACGCCGAACGCGACGGTGACCCGGTGTACGCGGTGATCCGGGGGAGCGCGGTCAACAACGACGGCAAGGCGCGCATCGGTTACTCCGCGCCCGGAGTCGAAGGCCAGTCGCGGGTGATCCGCGACGCCCTGGCCGCCGCCGGTGTCAGTGGGGCCGACATCGGCTTCGTCGAGGCCCACGGCACCGGGACCCGGCTCGGCGACGCCATCGAGATCACGGCCCTGGCCGAGGCGCTCGGGCGGACGGGCCCGCCGGTCGCCGTCGGATCGGTCAAGGCCTCGATCGGGCACTGCAACACCGCCGCCGGCATCGCCGGACTCATCAAGGCCGTGCTCGCCGTCCACCACGGGCACCTGCCCGCCACGCCCAACACCGCCGAGCCCATCGACGAACTCGCCGCGGGCCGCCGGCTGTCCCTCCTGAGCGAGGGCCGTGCCTGGGCCGAGCGGACGGACCGGCCGCGCACGGCCGGTGTCAGTTCCTTCGGCGTGGGCGGCACCAACGCCCACGTGGTGGTGCAGCAGCACCGGGCCGCGTCGGCAGCCCTCCTCCCGCAGCCGGAAAGGGTGTGA
- a CDS encoding SAM-dependent methyltransferase, which yields MTLLHTPPHALPADWYGAAPAPIGVDQAFNGYVAATVVHTLDRLGVWDRLTAEPRLDIPGFVRSAGPAVRERVVREVLRAAAVCGWLRLEDGGDTAVLTDAGRETIRMRGYFTWAVGGYSDVFSGAARLATGEATFGDNLLRDEAMVALGSGQNDRPFMSTTLDEVLGDIDFHTLADLGSGISARVSRVVGDRPGTRGLGLDISGPATELGHRTIAEAGLEDRVRAIRADVLDVCHREAHRDAIAEVDTVMSFFLLHDLLADPDTRPHLFTRLREAFPAARTFVLADTMLRPEAEGSATLPVFSLGYELAHALMGVPLHTKETYEELFAAAGLHPVRTVPFGTPHSWLYVLEAR from the coding sequence ATGACACTGCTGCACACCCCGCCCCACGCGCTGCCCGCCGACTGGTACGGCGCCGCGCCCGCCCCGATCGGTGTCGACCAGGCCTTCAACGGCTATGTCGCCGCAACCGTCGTGCACACTCTGGACCGGCTGGGCGTCTGGGACCGCCTGACCGCCGAACCCCGCCTGGACATCCCCGGCTTCGTGCGTTCCGCCGGGCCCGCCGTCCGCGAACGCGTCGTCCGCGAGGTCCTGCGCGCCGCGGCCGTCTGCGGCTGGCTGCGGCTGGAGGACGGCGGCGACACGGCCGTCCTCACCGACGCCGGACGCGAGACGATCCGTATGCGCGGCTACTTCACCTGGGCGGTCGGCGGCTACAGCGACGTTTTCTCCGGCGCCGCCCGACTGGCCACCGGCGAGGCCACGTTCGGCGACAACCTGCTGCGCGACGAGGCGATGGTCGCCCTCGGCTCCGGCCAGAACGACCGCCCCTTCATGTCCACCACCCTCGACGAGGTCCTCGGCGACATCGACTTCCACACCCTCGCCGACCTCGGCAGCGGCATCTCCGCCCGGGTCAGCCGGGTCGTCGGCGACCGGCCCGGCACCCGCGGCCTCGGCCTGGACATCAGCGGCCCCGCCACCGAACTGGGCCACCGCACCATCGCCGAGGCAGGCCTGGAGGACCGGGTCCGGGCGATCCGCGCCGACGTGCTCGACGTGTGTCACCGCGAGGCCCACCGCGACGCCATCGCCGAGGTGGACACCGTGATGAGCTTCTTCCTGCTGCACGACCTGCTCGCCGACCCCGACACGCGCCCCCACCTGTTCACCCGGCTGCGCGAGGCGTTCCCGGCCGCCCGGACCTTCGTCCTCGCCGACACCATGCTCCGCCCCGAGGCCGAGGGCTCCGCCACCCTGCCGGTGTTCTCCCTCGGCTACGAACTCGCCCACGCGCTCATGGGCGTACCGCTGCACACCAAGGAGACGTACGAGGAGCTGTTCGCGGCCGCCGGCCTCCACCCGGTCCGCACGGTCCCCTTCGGCACCCCGCACTCGTGGCTGTACGTCCTGGAGGCGCGGTGA
- a CDS encoding histidinol-phosphate transaminase: MTAPAVPRTPTGAPVRLHLSESPYGPSPHALRAAHEAVDDTGTYPDHARTAPAQAVAELLGVRPDQVAVANGSDELVLLTALCLGDRHRPGVTTAGTFPGYRICLENVRRGCREVPVDDIAALADAFDGAGVVYVCNPHNPTGGTLDRAAFDLLVERATATGTPLVVDEAYLDFAPPGTPQVLDHLGTGAPVLALRTLSKAHGLAGLRIGYAVGSADLVGRLREVQGSMPFSVNRAAQAAAVAALADRDHLERVQRGNAVARERFRADLSARGRLALPSVTNFLAVPVPDSARAERLLERDHGILVRDAGRFGLDGHLRISVGEAADLERLLDALDVVAPVSDPELDRTPSFRTTAQEQQP; this comes from the coding sequence GTGACCGCCCCCGCCGTCCCGCGCACCCCGACCGGAGCGCCCGTGCGCCTGCACCTCAGCGAGAGCCCGTACGGGCCCAGCCCGCACGCCCTGCGCGCCGCCCACGAGGCCGTCGACGACACCGGGACCTATCCCGACCACGCCCGCACCGCGCCCGCCCAGGCCGTCGCCGAGCTGCTGGGCGTCCGGCCGGACCAGGTCGCCGTCGCCAACGGCAGCGACGAACTGGTCCTGCTCACCGCGCTGTGCCTGGGCGACCGGCACCGCCCCGGGGTCACCACCGCGGGCACCTTCCCCGGCTACCGGATCTGCCTGGAGAACGTCCGGCGCGGCTGCCGCGAGGTTCCCGTGGACGACATCGCCGCCCTGGCCGACGCCTTCGACGGCGCGGGCGTGGTGTACGTGTGCAACCCGCACAACCCGACCGGGGGCACCCTGGACCGGGCCGCGTTCGACCTCCTCGTCGAGCGGGCGACCGCCACCGGCACCCCCCTGGTGGTGGACGAGGCCTACCTGGACTTCGCCCCGCCGGGCACTCCCCAGGTCCTCGACCACCTCGGCACCGGCGCCCCCGTGCTGGCCCTGCGCACCTTGTCCAAGGCGCACGGGCTGGCCGGGCTGCGCATCGGCTACGCCGTGGGCAGCGCCGACCTCGTAGGCCGGCTGCGCGAGGTGCAGGGCAGCATGCCGTTCAGTGTCAACCGAGCAGCACAGGCCGCCGCCGTGGCCGCGCTCGCCGACCGCGACCACCTGGAGCGGGTACAGCGGGGCAACGCCGTGGCCCGCGAGCGGTTCCGCGCCGATCTGTCCGCCCGGGGGCGGCTGGCGCTCCCGTCGGTGACCAACTTCCTCGCCGTACCGGTGCCCGACTCCGCACGGGCCGAACGGCTGCTGGAACGCGACCACGGCATCCTCGTCCGCGACGCGGGCCGCTTCGGACTCGACGGGCACCTGCGCATCTCCGTCGGAGAGGCCGCGGACCTCGAACGCCTCCTCGACGCCCTCGACGTCGTCGCCCCCGTCAGCGACCCCGAGCTCGACCGGACGCCCTCATTCCGCACCACCGCACAGGAGCAGCAGCCGTGA